The proteins below come from a single Prolixibacter sp. NT017 genomic window:
- a CDS encoding DUF4097 family beta strand repeat-containing protein yields MKTQIKFKKYTLVVMMATLLSCNGFAQKGTPTIIKTFDMNQPGTLNSQSSGGGIVVEGTDQNKVIVEAFVRKNGKVLSPTDPSLADVLKDFNLDIQKNGSVITANVERKRNFKFWNNVGISLEIIVPKEMSCNVASSGGGLKISDVDGTHDLASSGGGIRIENVTGATKASSSGGGVQAINQNGDVRLSSSGGGVTLDEGHGSVYARSSGGGVRLKNVHGDVDASSSGGGVTVTGETGAIRATSSGGSVHVNISNLSKKLYLASSGGGVDATIQNGDKLGMDLDLKSDRVHIDLHNFSGTSEKDRVKGTMNGGGIPVYMHASGGNVNVQFQD; encoded by the coding sequence ATGAAAACTCAAATCAAATTTAAAAAGTACACACTAGTTGTCATGATGGCAACATTGCTTTCGTGCAACGGATTTGCTCAAAAGGGCACTCCAACAATAATCAAAACCTTTGATATGAATCAACCGGGAACATTGAATTCCCAATCTTCCGGTGGAGGGATTGTCGTCGAAGGAACCGACCAAAACAAAGTGATTGTGGAGGCATTTGTCCGGAAAAACGGGAAGGTATTATCACCTACAGATCCGTCACTCGCTGATGTTCTGAAAGATTTCAATCTGGATATACAGAAAAATGGTTCGGTCATCACGGCAAACGTTGAGCGCAAACGAAATTTCAAATTTTGGAACAACGTCGGCATTTCTCTAGAGATCATCGTGCCGAAAGAAATGTCCTGCAATGTAGCGTCCAGCGGCGGTGGATTAAAAATATCAGATGTAGATGGGACCCATGACCTGGCAAGCAGCGGAGGTGGAATACGAATAGAAAACGTTACCGGAGCCACAAAGGCAAGTTCTTCCGGCGGAGGTGTTCAGGCTATCAATCAGAATGGTGATGTTCGCTTAAGCTCCAGCGGAGGCGGTGTAACTCTGGATGAAGGTCACGGAAGTGTTTATGCACGCAGTTCCGGCGGAGGTGTACGCCTGAAGAATGTGCACGGAGATGTGGATGCCAGTAGTAGCGGAGGCGGTGTAACTGTCACTGGTGAAACCGGAGCTATAAGAGCTACATCCAGCGGAGGTTCTGTACATGTTAACATCAGTAATTTAAGTAAGAAACTTTACCTGGCATCCAGTGGCGGTGGAGTTGACGCAACGATTCAAAATGGAGACAAGTTGGGTATGGATCTGGATTTGAAATCAGACAGAGTGCACATCGACCTGCATAACTTTTCCGGCACATCAGAAAAAGACCGGGTAAAAGGAACGATGAACGGTGGCGGAATCCCCGTTTACATGCATGCGTCCGGTGGAAACGTCAATGTGCAGTTTCAGGACTAA
- a CDS encoding ABC transporter permease, which produces MLNLSNIKMALRNARKNSALSFAKLFGISISFAVILFAAGYVYYETSFDKFVPDKDKIFRIYMKGNLNGDEADYAVTSAAMAETVVHDIPEVTEATRLRPDRNADIHYHDEIIKGGPLLFADPNFFSFFHLPVKKASSNLFGSKNDIAISESLAIKLFGNADAALDKVVKLMDEDCVITGVFKDFPKNFHLQYQVVQSIEKSQPEKQDLGSQSYYTYIKTNTANPDVDKLSFQLTKTVYTHSMPEIDGDKAKTWDDMKANDSLYLFYLVEPLTAIHFSNHKFDPAVTASKTYVYGAIILALLVLLISSINFTNLTIANLSTRLKEIGIRKTTGAFSGQIASQFLYESLIFWTIGFFLAILLYEVGGKPLAHYLNLSVEISPILLIKIFLLTFLALLLFNMLTNILPIYYVSKRKVLNLLKDEKNSHHRFTVKNSFVFLQFALSALIILSSIIVQKQISYMVNKNRGYDGNNVLMFNLYGMKDANRKSFINDLKTYAAIKDVTTSDVNFGKDDPGMTSAYFETQNEDNFVHTSAMQVDDEFLKTFGLKMNQGRFFDTNHPTDDKAVILNQTAANEYRKKGSLIGKELLMNNSRFRIIGIISDFNYRSLYHKIQPLIMLRTENNGHIFVKYRTNELSDVIAILQKQWKKYNISQPLQYEFHNAVLASQYGRDQQAKKLLLILSILSIAIAAVGLYAISLFTIISKTKEIGIRKVNGANISEVMTLLNKDFAKWVAIAFIVATPIAWYVMNLWLENFAYRTGLSWWIFALAGILSFAIALLTVSWQSYKAATRNPIDALRYE; this is translated from the coding sequence ATGCTCAACCTTTCCAATATCAAAATGGCCCTTCGGAATGCGCGAAAAAACAGTGCATTATCATTTGCCAAACTTTTCGGAATCAGCATCTCCTTTGCAGTGATTTTGTTCGCTGCCGGTTACGTCTATTACGAAACCAGTTTCGACAAATTTGTTCCCGACAAGGACAAGATTTTCCGCATTTACATGAAAGGAAACCTCAACGGAGATGAGGCTGATTATGCGGTAACCAGTGCCGCCATGGCAGAAACTGTGGTTCATGACATTCCGGAAGTTACTGAGGCAACGAGGCTCCGACCTGACAGAAATGCCGATATCCATTACCACGACGAGATAATCAAAGGCGGTCCGTTGCTCTTTGCTGATCCGAATTTCTTCTCATTTTTTCATCTTCCGGTTAAAAAAGCATCTTCTAATCTGTTTGGCTCGAAAAATGATATTGCGATATCCGAAAGTTTGGCCATTAAATTATTTGGCAATGCCGATGCCGCATTGGATAAAGTGGTCAAGTTGATGGACGAAGACTGTGTAATTACAGGTGTATTCAAGGATTTTCCCAAAAACTTTCACTTGCAATATCAGGTTGTTCAGTCCATTGAAAAATCCCAACCTGAAAAACAGGATCTAGGTTCTCAATCATACTATACCTACATCAAAACAAATACAGCAAACCCCGATGTTGATAAGTTGAGCTTTCAACTAACCAAAACCGTCTACACGCACAGCATGCCTGAAATTGATGGAGACAAAGCGAAAACATGGGATGATATGAAGGCGAATGATTCGCTTTATCTCTTTTATTTGGTGGAACCGCTAACAGCCATTCATTTCAGCAATCACAAATTCGACCCGGCTGTTACAGCCAGTAAAACATATGTATACGGGGCCATCATTCTGGCCTTACTGGTCTTGCTAATTTCATCTATTAATTTCACGAATCTCACCATTGCCAATTTATCCACTCGCCTGAAAGAGATTGGCATTCGGAAAACGACAGGTGCTTTTAGCGGACAAATTGCCTCACAGTTCCTGTATGAATCATTGATTTTCTGGACGATTGGATTTTTTCTGGCTATCTTACTCTATGAAGTGGGCGGAAAACCACTGGCTCATTATCTGAATCTGAGTGTTGAAATTTCGCCGATTTTATTGATAAAGATATTCCTGCTTACTTTCCTCGCGTTGTTGCTATTTAACATGCTAACAAATATTTTGCCCATCTACTATGTATCCAAAAGAAAGGTGCTCAATCTCTTAAAGGATGAAAAAAATAGTCACCACCGCTTTACCGTCAAGAACAGTTTTGTTTTCCTGCAATTTGCACTGTCAGCTCTGATCATTCTCAGCTCCATCATTGTGCAAAAGCAGATTAGCTACATGGTGAATAAAAACCGGGGATATGATGGCAACAACGTTCTCATGTTCAATCTGTACGGCATGAAAGATGCCAACCGCAAAAGCTTTATCAACGACCTGAAAACCTATGCCGCCATAAAGGATGTTACCACCAGCGATGTCAATTTCGGGAAAGATGACCCAGGCATGACTAGTGCATACTTCGAGACGCAAAACGAAGATAATTTTGTACACACTAGCGCCATGCAGGTAGACGATGAGTTCCTGAAAACATTTGGTTTGAAGATGAATCAAGGACGTTTTTTCGATACGAATCACCCTACTGACGATAAGGCCGTCATCTTAAACCAAACCGCTGCTAACGAATACAGAAAAAAAGGTTCTCTAATCGGGAAAGAACTGTTAATGAATAATTCCCGGTTTCGTATCATCGGAATTATTAGCGACTTCAACTATCGTTCGCTCTATCACAAGATTCAGCCCTTGATAATGCTGAGAACAGAAAACAACGGACATATCTTTGTCAAATACCGGACAAATGAACTATCCGATGTGATTGCTATCCTGCAGAAGCAATGGAAAAAGTACAACATTAGTCAACCTCTTCAATATGAATTTCACAACGCTGTCCTGGCTAGTCAGTATGGCAGAGATCAGCAGGCAAAAAAGCTATTACTCATTCTGTCCATCCTTTCGATAGCCATTGCGGCGGTCGGTTTGTATGCCATCAGTCTCTTTACCATCATCAGCAAAACCAAAGAAATTGGTATCCGAAAGGTAAACGGCGCTAATATCTCGGAGGTAATGACTTTACTGAACAAGGATTTCGCCAAATGGGTAGCCATTGCTTTTATTGTAGCTACACCGATTGCCTGGTATGTCATGAATTTATGGCTGGAGAATTTTGCTTACCGAACCGGACTCAGTTGGTGGATATTTGCCCTTGCCGGGATATTATCCTTCGCTATTGCTCTGCTCACGGTCAGCTGGCAATCATACAAGGCTGCAACCCGCAACCCGATAGATGCGTTGCGGTATGAATAA